TTCCAAGGACTTCCCCGACGGGCTCGAATACCGCATCGTCTACAACCCGACCGAGTTCATCTCGGAATCGATCAACGAGGTCTACAAGACGATCGCCGAGGCGGCCATTCTCGTCGCCATCGTCGTGCTCGTCTTCCTGCAGTCGTGGCGAACGGCGATTATCCCGATCGTCGCCATCCCCGTGTCGCTCGTCGGCACCTTCGCCTTCCTCTATGCCTTCGGCTTCTCGCTGAATATGCTGACGCTGTTCGGCCTGGTGCTGGCGATCGGCATCGTTGTCGACGATGCGATCGTGGTGGTCGAGAACGTCGAGCGAAATCTCGCGCGCGGCATGACCCCGCGCGAGGCCTCGCATGTGACCATGGACGAGGTGGGGGCGGCCGTCATCGCGATCTCGCTGGTGTTGACCGCGGTCTTCGTGCCGACGGCCTTCATCCCCGGCATCGCCGGCCAGTTCTACCTGCAGTTCGCCGTGACGATCTCGGTCGCAACGGTGATTTCCGCCTTCAACTCGCTGACGCTGTCACCGGCGCTGGCGGCTATCCTGTTGAAGCCGCACGAGAACGGCCATCATGAAAGCCGCAATCCGCTGACGCGGTTCGGCAAGGCCTTGGCGAACGGCTTCAACAACGGCTTCGACCGGATGGCGTCGGGCTATTCATGGGTCGTGCGCAAGCTCGTCTCGACGAAGGTGGCGCTGGCCGCGGCCCTTCTCGTCTTCGTGGGGCTGCTGGGGGCCACCTGGTACATGGCGCAGATCGTGCCGCGCGGCTTCGTGCCGACCATGGACCAGGGCTATGCGATCGTCGTCATCCAGCTGCCGGACGGCGCCTCGCTCGACCGGACGGACGCCGTCGTCAAACGCGCTTCGAAGATCATCGAGGACGTGCCCGGGGTGAAGAGCGCCGTTGCCTTTGCCGGCTTCAACGGCGCGACCTTTACCAACGCGTCCAATTCGGGCGTGGTCTTCGCCTCCTTCGAAAGCTTCGAAGAGCGGCTGAAGAACGGGCAGGGGGCCAACCAGATCATCGGCCAGCTCTATGGCAGCCTGCAGAGCATCCAGGAAGCCTTCATCATCGCCGTGCCGCCGCCTTCGGTGCGCGGCATCGGCAACTCCGGCGGCTTCAAGATGCAGATCATGGACCGCCAGAGCTCCGACATGCGCCGCGCGCTCGGGCTTGCCTACCAGATGATGGGTGCTGCCAACCAGACGGAAGGGTTGACAGGGGTCTTCACCACCTTCTCGGCCTCCAGTCCGCAATACTTCCTGGCGATCGACCGCGACAAGGCACGCACGCTCAACGTGCCGATCCCCAACATCTTCGAGGCGTTGTCGATCAACCTCGGCACGTCCTACGTCAACGACTTCAACGCCTTTGGCCGCGTCTACCAGGTGCGGGCGCAAGCCGACCAGCAGTACCGAGTCGAGCGTGACAACATCCTGGCGCTGAAAGTGCGCTCGGCAACCGGTGCGCTGGTGCCGATGGGTACACTCGTCGAGATCCAGGATACGGCCGGTCCGACGCTGGTGCAGCGCTACAACATGTACGTCTCGGTGCCGATCCAGGGCAACCCCGCGGTCGGCGTCTCGACGGGTACGGCTCTCGACAAGATGGAGGCGCTCGCCGCCCAGATCCTGCCGCAGGGCACGACCTTCGAGTGGACGGAACTCGCCTACCAGGAACGCCAGACAGGCAACACCGCGGTGTTCATCTTCGCACTGTCGGTCGTTTTCGTGTTCCTGGCGCTTTCGGCCCAGTACGAAAGCTGGGTCCTGCCGCTGGCGATCATCCTGATCGTGCCGCTCGGCGTGCTGGCCGCGCTGGTCGGCGTGTTCATCCGCGGGCTCGACAACAACGTGCTGACGCAGATCGGGCTGATCGTGCTGATTGGCCTTGCGGCCAAGAACGCGATTCTGATCGTCGAGTTCGCGCGGCAGGGCGAGGACGAGGGCAAAACGCCGATCGAGGCGGCGGTGGAAGCGAGCCAGCTGCGCCTGCGCCCGATCCTGATGACCGCCTTCGCCTTCATCCTCGGCGTTGTGCCGCTGATGATCGCGACCGGCCCGGGCGCCGAAATGCGCCAGTCGCTGGGTACCGCGGTTTTCTCGGGCATGCTCGGGGTAACGTTCCTCGGCCTGTTCCTGACGCCGGTGTTCTACGTCGCGCTCCGGTCATTCCGGCGACGCAAGGTGGCCGTGAGCGAGCCGGCACCGCACCCGGCCGAGTAACGCCGGCCTGACGACAATCGGACAGATGCCCCGGTAGCAATGCCGGGGCATTTGGCTTTGAAGAGGTTATAGTTTCTTGATCGTCCCCCGGGGTCGGTGACGTAAACGTGAGCACCGCCTGCCGTTTGTAACTGGACGTGGCCCGGCCCTTGAACAATTCTCTCCCGGCCCCGTGACGCCACCGTTCGGTCGAGCGAAGGCAAAGGCTTCCATTCGCTGTTCAATACCTGCCTGCTGCGTGCCCCCAGGGCCCGAGGTCGGGCGGCAAGTGAGAGAGGTGAAGGCTGATGCTCCGGTACTTTGTCTACACATTCGCCGCCATATGGATCATCCACGCGTCCTGGCCATCGGTTGCCCATGCGCAGCAGCAGCCGCGCCCTGTCAGCCAATGCCAGGCGATCGCCGAGACGATCCCCCAGGCCACCTTCGCCAGTTTCACGCCTGCTGCCGCCACCAAGGGGCAGACGACGGCCGGCGAAGTGACGATCAGCTATCTCGGCCATTCCACTTTCCTGATCGAGACGCCCGGCGGCGTCTCGATCGCAACCGACTACAGCGGCTGGTACGCACCGTCGGCGCCGCCGACGGTCGCGACCATGAACAAGGCGCATTCGAGCCACTACACGCTGACGCCGGATCCGGCGATCAAGACCGTGCTGCACGGCTGGAGCGACAGCGGCCAACCGGCGCGCCACGATCTCGTGGTCGGCGACGCCTACATCCGCAACGTGACGACGGACATTCGCGCCGGTGGCGGCGCCATGGAGCACGACGGGAACTCGATCTTCATCTACGAGGTGGCGGATCTCTGCATCGGGCATCTCGGCCATCTGCACCATGAGCTCGACGACATCCACTATGGCCAGATCGGTCGGCTTGATGTGCTGATGGTGCCTGTCGATGGCGGCCTGACCATGGGGGCGGAAAGCATGAGCCGGGTCGTCAGCCGGCTGCGCTCGTCACTGATTCTGCCGATGCATCGCCGCGGCCCGCCGATCGAGGCTTTCCTCGACATGTTCGGCGACGACTACGACAAGCGTTATGCGGACAGCGCCGGTATCAAAGTATCCCTGCGTTCCTTGCCAAGCAAACCACTGATTTATATTCTCAAGGGCGTTTGAACATCCTGGGATCGCCCGATGAAGTTGCTCGTGGTTGGCGTATCGCTCTTTCTCTCCTTTTCAACTCTTGCCGAGGCCGGTGGCGTGCCGCCGCCGCGCATGCCGTCTCCAGAGGGACAACAGCCGCAAAGCCAATCGGAGACCGCGGTCAAACCGGCAACTGAGCAGGAGATTTTCGCGATGCCCTCGGGCAATATCGGCTGCATCTATACGCCGGCTGGCGGCACGTCCGTCTATCAGCCCGCCGACGGTGGTCCGGAACTGGCCTGCGATATCGTCGCGCCGCGTTATGTCAGGGCGACACTTGGCCGGGCGGGGGCCGCCACGATCAATCACGCCGTCGGCGATCCGAGTTGTTGCTCGGTCGGAACCGTTCTCGACTATGGACAAAGCTGGTCGCGCGGGCCGTTCTCCTGCGTGTCGGAACGCACCGGTCTTTCCTGTCGTCGTGACGACGGGCACAGCTTCCTCCTCAGCCGCGCGCAGGTCTCGGCCAACTGAAAAACCGCCCCCCGGCTGGACGGAAAGCGGCAATAAAACTATAAGGCGCCCCATTCCATTCAAATTAATGCATGCAGAGGGTGCCATGGCTGGCCATTCACAGTTCAAGAACATCATGCACCGCAAGGGCCGTCAGGATGCGGTGCGCTCGAAAATGTTTTCCAAGCTCGCGCGCGAAATCACGGTTGCCGCCAAGTCGGGCATGCCCGATCCCGCAATGAACGCGCGCCTGCGCCTGGCGATCCAGAACGCCAAGGCGCAGTCGATGCCGAAGGACAACATCGAACGGGCAATCAAGAAGGCCTCCGGCGGCGACGCGGAGAACTACGAAGAAGTCCGCTACGAGGGTTATGGCCCGGGCGGCGTCGCAGTCATCGTCGAAGCCTTGACCGACAACCGTAACCGCACCGCCTCCAACGTGCGCTCGACCTTCACCAAGGCCGGCGGCGCGCTCGGCGAAACCGGCTCGGTCTCCTTCTCCTTCGATCGCGTCGGAGAGATCACCTACAAGCTCTCCGTCGGTGACGCCGACAAGGTGATGGACGCGGCAATCGAGGCTGGCGCCGACGACGTCACCACCGACGAGGACGGCCACACGATCATCTGCGGCTTCGAAGCGATCGGCGAAGTCTCCAAGGCGCTCGAAGACGCGCTCGGCGAAGCCGAAACGGTCAAGGCGATCTGGAAGGCCCAGAACACCGTTCCGGTCGACGAAGAAAAGGCACAGTCGCTGATGAAGCTCATCGACATCCTTGAAGACGACGACGACGTCCAGAACGTCTACTCGAACTTCGAAGTGTCGGACGAGATCCTGGCGAAGCTGTCGGCCTGATTGGGGCGACCGTCGCTTGAAGATTTCCTACCCGCGTCCGAAAGGGCGCGGGTTTTTCTTTGGATGGCCCGATGACCTATCAGTTCGCGATCTTCGATTTCGACGGCACGCTTGCCGATACGGCGGCAAGCTTCATGACGGCGTGCAATGCGGCTGCGCGGCGCTACGGTTTCCGCGAACTCTCTGTCGAGGAGTTCCAGTCGTTGCGGGCGATGGGCAGCCGCGAGATCATCGCGCAACTCGGCGTGCCCGTTTGGAAATTGCCGCAGATCGCCACCTTCATGCGCCGGGCCATGGCAGCGGAAGCCGCAAGCGTCCGGCTGTTTCCGGGCGCCGCTCAGCTTCTCTGGAAACTGAAGGCGGCGGGCATCGGCATTGCGATTGTCAGCTCGAATGC
The nucleotide sequence above comes from Ensifer sp. PDNC004. Encoded proteins:
- a CDS encoding efflux RND transporter permease subunit, with translation MRFAHFFVDRPIFASVLSIVLLIVGSIAYFQLPVAQYPEIAPPTIVVRAAYPGADADTVANTVATPLEQEINGVENMLYMSSYSTADGSMALTITFKLGTDLDQAQVLVQNRVSIAEPRLPEEVRRIGITTAKSSPDLMMVVHLLSPTERYDQLYVSNYARTRIRDLLVRLDGVGDVILFGEREYALRVWLDPEKLSAYGMTAGDVVQALREQNVQVSGGSIGGPPAPGDSAFQYTVTTDGRFSDARQFRYVIVKATESGRLVQLQDVARVELGAREYVNNSYLDGSPAVALGIFSRPGTNALDAAEQIQKVMTDVSKDFPDGLEYRIVYNPTEFISESINEVYKTIAEAAILVAIVVLVFLQSWRTAIIPIVAIPVSLVGTFAFLYAFGFSLNMLTLFGLVLAIGIVVDDAIVVVENVERNLARGMTPREASHVTMDEVGAAVIAISLVLTAVFVPTAFIPGIAGQFYLQFAVTISVATVISAFNSLTLSPALAAILLKPHENGHHESRNPLTRFGKALANGFNNGFDRMASGYSWVVRKLVSTKVALAAALLVFVGLLGATWYMAQIVPRGFVPTMDQGYAIVVIQLPDGASLDRTDAVVKRASKIIEDVPGVKSAVAFAGFNGATFTNASNSGVVFASFESFEERLKNGQGANQIIGQLYGSLQSIQEAFIIAVPPPSVRGIGNSGGFKMQIMDRQSSDMRRALGLAYQMMGAANQTEGLTGVFTTFSASSPQYFLAIDRDKARTLNVPIPNIFEALSINLGTSYVNDFNAFGRVYQVRAQADQQYRVERDNILALKVRSATGALVPMGTLVEIQDTAGPTLVQRYNMYVSVPIQGNPAVGVSTGTALDKMEALAAQILPQGTTFEWTELAYQERQTGNTAVFIFALSVVFVFLALSAQYESWVLPLAIILIVPLGVLAALVGVFIRGLDNNVLTQIGLIVLIGLAAKNAILIVEFARQGEDEGKTPIEAAVEASQLRLRPILMTAFAFILGVVPLMIATGPGAEMRQSLGTAVFSGMLGVTFLGLFLTPVFYVALRSFRRRKVAVSEPAPHPAE
- a CDS encoding HAD hydrolase-like protein — translated: MTYQFAIFDFDGTLADTAASFMTACNAAARRYGFRELSVEEFQSLRAMGSREIIAQLGVPVWKLPQIATFMRRAMAAEAASVRLFPGAAQLLWKLKAAGIGIAIVSSNAEEGIRAALGEAAATVDLFECGAALFGKAQHFKRAIRHSGLDAARILAIGDEARDIEAARKAGVAAGAVAWGYADPVFLQGLGPDRFFANLEEIAPAFGAI
- a CDS encoding MBL fold metallo-hydrolase, with product MMLRYFVYTFAAIWIIHASWPSVAHAQQQPRPVSQCQAIAETIPQATFASFTPAAATKGQTTAGEVTISYLGHSTFLIETPGGVSIATDYSGWYAPSAPPTVATMNKAHSSHYTLTPDPAIKTVLHGWSDSGQPARHDLVVGDAYIRNVTTDIRAGGGAMEHDGNSIFIYEVADLCIGHLGHLHHELDDIHYGQIGRLDVLMVPVDGGLTMGAESMSRVVSRLRSSLILPMHRRGPPIEAFLDMFGDDYDKRYADSAGIKVSLRSLPSKPLIYILKGV
- a CDS encoding YebC/PmpR family DNA-binding transcriptional regulator; amino-acid sequence: MAGHSQFKNIMHRKGRQDAVRSKMFSKLAREITVAAKSGMPDPAMNARLRLAIQNAKAQSMPKDNIERAIKKASGGDAENYEEVRYEGYGPGGVAVIVEALTDNRNRTASNVRSTFTKAGGALGETGSVSFSFDRVGEITYKLSVGDADKVMDAAIEAGADDVTTDEDGHTIICGFEAIGEVSKALEDALGEAETVKAIWKAQNTVPVDEEKAQSLMKLIDILEDDDDVQNVYSNFEVSDEILAKLSA